Genomic DNA from Octopus bimaculoides isolate UCB-OBI-ISO-001 chromosome 3, ASM119413v2, whole genome shotgun sequence:
tataaaaaaagatacgTAGCTCACCTGGAGTGTGTTCTGGAAAGTGAAGTTAATTTGCGTCCATCAGCTAAAACAGAATTCCGAATACTATCTGGTGAGAGTGGAGCATGCCACTGGACACGTGGAAGTCCAACCAGGCTTTCCTCAGGGGATGGACATTGGGATGTTCCTGTAAGGGAAGTGGATGTTGCCAGAGATAATGGATCACTGGCAGTAGAAAGACCGAGTGGAATATTGACAATAGGTGAACCAGTGAGGGCCTGCGACACGGCTGGATTTAATAACTGAGTGGCAGCCAAGAAAGAGGCAGCTGCCTGAGCAGGTAATGATGGTGTTCCCAAAACCATAGAGTTACACGTTATTGGTCCCAATGAGGGCATACCCGACAACATACTGCTCTGAGTACTGAACAGGCTTTGCCCCATACAAGATGGTGCCATTACCATTTCTGGGTCACTGTCACCCACTATCTGTTGCAATGCAATTGTATGAGGAGAAGGTGTGAGAGGCAGTGGCGGAGCGAGAGAAGAAGGATTGGTGTGATGTGATTGTTGTTGAACAGCAGCAGTGTTATGTGGtaatggcggtggcggtggcggagggggaagtggtggtggcgggggtAATGGTGGTGGAATTCCTTGCCTGGAGGACTGGCAGTTCTGTACTTTGTATGTCAAAGATGCTTTCCGCCTGGATTTAAGCAAGAAACTGTCTTTTTTATTTTGAGGTAAGAGACACCGTTTGGGTGCAGCTATGATTTCCCGGCCACCAACAGCATTGACACTGTCGTCACCATTATCTGAGGTATTTTCTGACCAGTTACCTTCAGAGAGTCCATTAGTGTGGTGTGGGTCAGACACCATATCTTCTATCTCGGCTGGAGGTTCGGACGGCAATACAACGGTCACATCCTCTTTAATCCCTTCCTTCTTCAAGATCTCCTTAGCATTTAACTTCTCCTTCTCCTGCTCTTCCTCTTCCTGTCTCAGCTGCTGAGATTCTTTGTCGCTATTTGAGTATTGAGTACTGCAGATGGCAGTGTCATTGGTAGCATATTTCAGATCTGAGTTGCCATGGCTAAGCATGGGATGTTGGTTTTCGCCAACACCAAGCTCTTGGGAAGCTGAGGACATGTCAACACCAATGCCATCAGCATCGGTCTGTTCTTGAAGTCGATTCAAGTAACCAAGTCTAATGGAAGACTTCAAGCTAGCAAGGATTGCACGTTTCCTCACTTTCCTAACATAGTCCAATGGGTAGCTATCACTATGGAAACGCATAATGTGCTGACGTAAGTTACGGTATTCGCTGAAACCTTTGCCACATTCTTTGCAATAGCATGGCTTGTAGCCAGTGTGAATTCTCTCATGACGTTGTAAGGAGAAAAACCTTGTAAATGATTTTctgcaatataaacaaacataacagCCATTAATCTTTTGATATGAACAACTAAAATCTCTAGAAGGTAACCCTGCCGATGATAGGTTAACATTAGTTTGGTAAAGGTTATTAGAAGAGGAGTCGACCAATGGGGGCTCCTTGGAAGAGTCTCTTTCGAGAACTGGCTCCTTAAATTCAGTATTAAGTGACaatgtttcatttgtttcttctgtAGGCAAAGGAGCAGTTTGGCTAATGGGGTTGGGGTTGTGAAAAGGTTCTCCCTGGTCAACCTGAACAGTGTTTCTTGAGGAGGGTAGTCGATGTCTTCGGGAATGGCGAAGCAGCTGAGCTTTGAAGCGAAAGTTGTTGCCACAGATCCCACACTGATAGGTGACCAGATGCCGTTCGTAGTGCAAAGACATGTGGCACTGGAGTTTACTAAGAAAATTGAACAATTTGCCACAGAGGTAGCACTTATATAGAGATGTCTTCAGGCCATTTTCTAAGTTTACACCATCGATTCTTGTGGCAATAATAGTCTCATTTTTAATACTAATTCGATTTTTCCGGAACGGAGATTCTGTGGAAATTACAAGATCCTCCGACTTTTTATTTGAAAGAGAAGCAGCTGGTTTGCTACCCTCCCGTACAGGAAATACAGGGGTGGCTGATGATGATGTAGTACTGGGTACAAAATAAGCTGGTGGGGATTGCTGGTGAGGGAGTGGAGGATGAGAAGAATGAGAAGATTCAAAATTTGATAGCTTTGCTTCAGCCATAGCCTCATTGATTTTCTGGTCATTTAAACCAAGGCTCTTAGCAAGCTCCAACTCTGCTTTAAAAGTGGTGGAGGGCTTCACAGCTGTTATGTCATCTGTTTGGACaaagctgttattgttgctgcttccactcggattttgtgttggtgtgagaacttctgaagttttgcCTTCACTTAGTAAATCTTTATCTTCCTGCATTTCACCATTGTCAAGATCTGTTATGTGAACAGGGCTGTGTTGCATTGTTAAATCTACATCTTGTTGCATGAGAGTCTCTTTCTCCTGAGTTTTATCATGTAGATGAAAGGTTTTTATTTGAGCCCGAGTTTTCAGGCGGAGGTAACGCTCTTCCAGACCTTGGCTCAGCTCTACGTTGACGCCATGTGCCACTTTCTTATGATACAGCATGCTTCCTTTTGCTTTGAAAGCTTTATTGcagacctgaaaaaaaaaagttaagaaacaATTGTTTACAACAAATTCAATACCACTATTAGTATCATAATTCTTTCAAAGATTctatatatgttggtgtataaGATGTACTTTCTTTTTACTCTTATATATAACTAAAAACTGCCATGTATCTAATGTGGTGACGTTATGGATGGGAGATACTGAGTATATGAACATATGATGAAatcttaaatttgttttttcctACAAAAAAAGCAAGTGTTTGTCCCATGCAAGAGTGCATCTTATACACCAGCAAAAACAGTAGCTTTACacttaatgatttttttaaatatagttacaaagcctgaaatttatggtGAATGGGGTGAGCCATGTACATCAACTCCTGTATTTatttggtactttatcaacccaggAGGGATGGAAGACTAAGTTTTCCTTGGTAGAATATGAACATAAAGacttggaacaaataccacaatggATCCAATACTCTAATAGTTCCATCAATACACTGCCCTCAAGAGCAGATAATAATAGTATACATTTATAGAGGTAAAAacagttataaaaataagaaaaatgagtTAAAGGTCAATACATGAtgaacatttcatatatttactcAGGATTTGAGGCAAGGCACTGGTATGGATGTGAAAGCTGCAGGTATGGTAGTGtataagaagttcactttgcaatgttgttgtttcaggttcaatcccacagtatggcacattgggcaagttaTGGCCTTAGGCCAACTACTGCATTAATATGAGTGCAATTTGAAATATGGAAAATGTATGAGGAATTACTGGAAGTAATGCAAATAcgagcataatttttttttatatacattaactGATATAAGTTGTTCAAATTGCAAACAGAGTAACTCCACTATGTTAACACGTCTTCCTATTCTTCATTGCAGGCAAATGATGGGTTCCAAGTAGAAATAATATACCATTAGTGAGTTCTTTATGAAGGAGGAGGGTATAGGCGGTTCAACATCCACAGAAAGCTACAGATTGTTTATAGAGAAAACACCACTGATAAAAGAATGTGCACAGGTGGATGAAGTTTAAAAAAGGGGAAACCAGCACTGAAGACAAACCATCCAGTAGGAGATCATGAATTGCAACCACTGACACAAATCACCAGCAAGTGAATGAATTGACTCACATGGACAGACAAGTTACAATGTGAAGCTTGCAGCACAACTGGACTGTGATCACAATGCAGTACAGAGGATGGTGGAAGACTTTGGAAAGTGGGTGCAAAGAGGGTACCATGGCGGGTGACACTCAATTTGAAGGAGAAAAAACGTGGAAGTCTGTTCTTATCTGCTGGAAGTGTTTGAAGCCAATGAAGCcccactccttttttttttctttttttcaattctgGTCACAGACTGAAACATGGGTGTATCTTTCTAATCAGGAAACAAAGGCTCATTCCTGAGGAACCACCAAAGCCAAATAAGTTCCAGAGCCAGTGATTGGTACAGAAAATCACGGTGACTGTTGTTTGAGGTGACAAAAGCatcattctctttgattttctggAACATGGTTGTACCATGAACAGTTAATGATACGCTGAGACACTCAAAAGGTTAGAGAAGCCATTAAGAGGAAGAGACTGAACAAGAATCCGAAAGCAGTTCACATTCCCTGTGACACTGTACAACGACACAGACCTTTAAAAACAAATCTCTCAACAATTTGAACAAcctatgtcagttaataaaaagtTATGACCATTTTTTCATTAATCTCAGTTTAACCTTCATATCAcactatgtatatgaatgttgaGGACTCACCTGTCATAAATATCAGATGAGAGTTCCACAACTTgctcagatgatttgtttatagtgatcaaatgtttctaATCTACATTAGCTCACTCTATTTCCAtaaaatcgacattgcctgtacaggcGCACAGTGTGCCACACCACGCATCAGTTGTCGAAGTGaccacagagcaatgtgaaatgaagtgttttgctcaaggatatgATGCACTGTCCAactcaggaattgaaaccacgatctcatgactaagtgcaacaccctaatcactaggccacatgcccttactcatgcatatgtgcatgtatgcacacccacacgcacatatatacacactcactgtcatgcatgtatgtacatgcattctTTTATTGTCTTGCCAGCACAATCTTGTGGGAAGGCATTGCAATGCAATGACTATCTTAATGCTGTATATGTTAAGATTTAAGGATTCAGTTACAACTATTTCCCTTCTAAGTtgtcactgctctctctctctctctctctctctgtgcatccATTATGTTTATTCACGGGTAATGCAAATTTCTAAGTTCAgaagtgatgatggtagtgacagGGGTTGCATTATATTTGATATGGCATTGTTTTCAAGTAAACACAGTTCTTTTAAACCATGGACTTCAAACACTTTCACATACAGTATATTTATATTACCATTTCATGTCAGTGCAGTCAACTTTCCTACACACATCATAGAATGGGGGAACATACATAGTCATTTGATgtactagaaataacagacaaatatctctcaaatcactcTACAATCccagaaaaaatttttaaaaaatttagagGAACATGTTGAGTTATGTAATGTGATAAACTGGTagaaaagacaggatggctaTGACTGGAAGGAGTTTGACTGAAGGTCTGTTCAACTAAGAATGACCTGGGGTCCAAACAACGAAAATAAAAGCAATCAATCAAGCCAATGGGAGAGCTCTTTTTCTGATCATCTGACatactaaaaatatttatttataaaatttaaaaaaaaaaaaaaaaaaaaaaaaaaaaaaaaaaaaaaatcgctcaAATCTGACCctgctatcttaaaaaaaaaaggatacattaCACAATATCctccagtcaggcggtactggcaacagccatgctcaaaatggtgtattttatgtgccacccgcacaagagccagttgccagtgcaggtggtacataaaatacaccactttgagcgtggccgttgccagtaccacctgactggccttcgtgccggtggcacataaaaacacccactacactcttggagtggttggcgttaggaagggcatccagctgtagaaactctgccaaatcagattggagcctggtgtagccatccggtttcaccagtcctcagtcaaattgtccaacccatgctagcatgtaaagcggacgttaaacgatgatgatgatgatgatgatataccatatatatgcaaaaagatggtcacagctggaatacctttTATCATTTGTGTTCCTACTGAAGTCTAACATGGGacaaaagaacaacaaccaaTGTCAttaatgcctagttactttctGTCTAATTGTAAAGTTCCATGTAAAATTCTACAGCAGTTTCAATGGATCATAAACTAATTTACTCAAACTATAACAATTATTCTCATTAGCCTCCCTAATCAGCCATCAACATACAtcctttatatatgtgagtgtttcaTGTCCAGTTTTCTATGCTTGCAACAGTTGGATGGAGTTTACTGAAGAAGTTTTTTTTATGgcaggatacccttcctgtcaccaacttgtttccaagcaaggtaatattgctCTATGTCCAGACATACTTTCGCAGAAAATTGGGTATGAATCTCATTCACACCAAATACACAGATTCACATACAACTCTcacgtgatgggcttctttcactttctgagtaccaaatccactcccaaggttttAGTCAACCTGGGACTCttgcagaaggcacttgcctaaggtaccatgcagtgaaactgaacccaaaaccatgtggctgggaaacaaactgcAAAGCTCCAGTCAAATTGGACTTTACAATAAATGTAACTTTACATTCAGCATTGAATCACCTAATCAGTTAAATATTCCAGTGCTATTATTAAACTATCTTTAAATTAATCTCAgcgcatatacactcatgtaaaatacacacacgtacatgcaaaagcacatgaaaaagaATGAGTGGGACCcgttattggcaagaaatataaCAGTTCCTGGAAATTTTTCTACCCCCACAGCATTCTAACCACACCCATTATGCTATCATTAGCTGTTTCCAGGTCTAATTATATCACATACATAGCAACATTTATCTAATATTTCAAGCAAGTTCTCCATTGCAGTTCATGATTTTTCAGTTTACTTTGCAGTGTTAGCTACATAAATGTATCCAGTTAACTTCTCAGTCTGCTGAAAAATCCCCATTCTTACTGAATCCTTTTCTACTTAATTTAATGCAAACTGCACAAACACATTTTTTCTCGTTAACAACTCCATTTGGATATTGATTTTGTTCATGCCCTTTTCCTAAATGTATCAGCAATGTAAAGGAAAACAGTTACAAATAAGATTTAAATGATGTTTAGATGTCAAGTGTTgtgaagaaggagagagaaagagaagagggaaaAAGAGGAAGTGAGGGAAAGAgcaagagaggaagggagagaaaagatTAAAGAACTGAACACACCTCACACtgaaatggcttttctccagAATGAACCATCAAATGTCTTTTCAAGTCACTAGGTTTGGGAAACACCTTGCCACATTGGCGACATGAGCGTCGGGACAGTATTGATTTACGGCGCCCTGGCCCTCTCGGTCTTCCACGTGTGGCATGTTCCGTTGGTAAGGATGTTTTCCACATCACAGAGTTCATATTACTCTCTGTATTTGCATCATTACCATCTTCTTTTACTGGACATGAATAATTGATAATTGCCTGTGACACATGGGGGGGTCTACCCCGAGGTCGTGTACCTAGAGCTGACCGCCGGTTTGCAAGTCTTGATTTGGTATGTTTACTTGATACTCCGGCAGAAGCAGCACTGGCTTCTGCATCGGGGACGGCAGATAAATAAGCATTGTTAGATTTTTTCCTTAACGTCAAGCGGCTTGTCTTTGAACTGGAACCTTGTTTACAAGACTTCAATAGACTTGATGTTAACGAACTCGACTTGTTTTCCAGCTGGTTGTCCAGACCAGTTTTAGCTCGAAGCCGTCGCGTTTTCCACTCTTTAACAAACCCCGAAGACTTTTTGGCACCAGGATTAAAACCTTCGGAAACGCTGTGATGTTTGATGTATTGGTGATATTGTAAGCTGCGTTTGGCCTTGAAAGATTTCTTACATACCTGCAAAAGCAAATTTCACATCGACATTAGaccatttttcttattctttcagaTAAACTGAAGCATATCAACTAAAATTACCAATTAGTATCAAAACATTCAAATTTAAAACTCTTGCTACTACTTTATAAACATTATGGAATGCTAgttttaatatttccatatttcttcaCTGGATATAACTATCTAATTTCttacaggggaaaaaaaaaaaaaaagaaacactataCACAGCATGTCTTCTCTGTAGGCAATGAAATGAGCCTCTCACATACGAAGGGTCTCTATGGTAATTATAAAAAATAGTTATAAATTAAGGTATATTTTGCTATTCCTTTGCTTCCTACTTTTAAATATGCTTTTCCaagtaaaaattttttaaatgtgtattCAGGAGGCTAGCAGCTTTTGGAAGAGTTATTGCACCAGAATATTATCTAGCTGAAGGTTCTAATGGTTTGCTGTTATCAGATTGTTAGCTTCACTATATGAAATTTGGAACAGTGAATTAGAAAACTGTAACTCTGTTACATTCATGGATTCAATTCATCACTGTGCAGGTTAAACACAGAAGTTGAGATTAACAGTCTTCTAAACACTTATTATTCAATGAATGTCTCTCAGAAACACAAACTCATTAATTATAACACTCCATATTTAGCTTGGTAGTCAGGTCGACAATATGCTCTGATAGAGAAACGTTCCTGATATTATAACATATCTTTCCAATGGTtaatctttgataataataatcatatataaaaaacaaaaacaaaaaaaaaaaacacacctattacttttattgttgtctgcaacacatttacataaatgctTTTCATAAAATTGTAATCCTAATCAGATGTAAATAACTATTTGCATTTCATTATTGgccacaaaaaatgaaaaaaagaacaacaaaaaatgacCATGTCACTTGTATAAATGAATtacagagatgaaagacaaagtgttAATACTGGTAGGATATGTACTTAGAACAATGAAGTATCAAAGCTTACCTGATATTAAATAAACTACTAGAGAAGCTCCATGAATGTCTGTCATTACACTTTAAATATGCACTTGTTTCatagctttttgttttgttttgagggAAAATGCTTGATATAAAGACAGTAGTTGTCCAAACATCCTTATAATCACCCTTTGTACTAACTTTAATATGGTTAGTACTAATTAGTAAGATTATAAACTGAATAACTGAATAGCAACGATAAATTCATTTGATCAATTACATTGAGGGATCCTCTTCTTTGCATCACTGTTGTCACAAGCAAGTGACTTTTATTGGGAAgagcaaagaaaatgaaaactcgTTACCAGTTTATGCCTTGGAAAGGTTGCTAAAAAAAACATATCACTTAACACTCCAGATACACCCAGGCCAGTTCATCAGCCCAAGTGATACAAGCCAATAGGATTTTGAGGTCAATCCATTGGTCTGATGGAACAAATGTTGTGAATGGTTGGTTTTGAAATGTAATAGTTAATCAGAGATCGTCTTTCAGTAGATGTATCTCAATAGAAAAGAGAATTTTGGTCTTTTTGGCTACACAGACCAAGACACAGTGTCCCAAATGGGTTAaattacagacacacaagcaaTTTTCTGGAATCCTTAGTTCCAGACCTATGCCAGGTGTCAAATTAACTATTTTGTTAGATTAGAAGATGTTTCAAAATAGTAATTCTGAATAAATTCCTAGAAGGCTGCTACCACATCATTTATAACTTTTTCACTACTTAAGCTCTGTGACATGCCTTTGTTTACTCACTGGAAGCATGTTACAAAGTCGGAAACATTCTTCCAACCCTTCAGCTATAATAATATGAAGTATTTAAGACAAGATCTAATGCTATGCGCTAACCTCTTAACCATTGGGTCCCACTGGGCCTTGTCTTGAAACATTACTGTGAAAGATTTATATTTTCCTCTTCCATGCGGGAACAATGTATTCTCCACAGTAAACCTAAGTTATCTATTAACCTGCACTTGAGAGAGAGTTCCTAGGGGATTAGCACGTGGTGCTTggtttagttttaaatatttgtctTTACAGTTAGGTGAGAGGAAGAGTGTTTCTGCCTTTATGATATGTTACTAATAAACAAATGTGTATCATGAAGGCTTGGTagtaaaaatattataatgaCTGCAGGAAATTTAAGTATCCTCATGTAATTACGATTAGATTAAAAGGGATGCTGGACATTCAGTAGCTAGAAAATCAGCTGATACCTTAATTTTCCTGACTTCACTGATAAAGAGTTAATAGAAATGGTATCCaactacaaacaaaaatattgatacaaaaatatgcaaatgttTGAATTTACAACAAAAGTTCAGCCATAATAACAATGGAAATTCCAGCAACAAAAGGAATCTGTATTGAAGGTTGGTAATAATAGAGTGGTGTAtgtaagtaaaatagaaataatctaAAATATTTGGGAATGATTACTGAAGAGGAACTTGCTTaatactttagcatttaaactggctatatgctgcccaaatattcttcctattttatattcaaactggccatatccagcctctcacacctacccaacatttgtcattctaaacataaacagtcatatcattgaaatctgaaagctacaagataatacatgagtaactcaaaataatgtgaatacataaacattacatttgacagaataatccgaatgctaaaggattaatgacAACTAAAACCAACCCCAGTTTACTTGAAGGATTAAATTTGAGAAGATTAAAGGGGCAAAAATTTATCAAGTAAAAAATTTTGTTGGAAACAAGCACTTTGACaaatatgaaatggaaaaaaaattttaaaactccATGTCGATAGGATCTGAATACAGGACAGTCTTTGACTGGACAAGAGATGACTTGAATAGTTAATTGATTCTCTGTACTAGTATAATGTCTACAGCAACTTGGTGAGGTTAGTGTTTAGCTTGAACTTGCACATAGATGAATGCTTGTGAGAGAAACAATAACAAGGCGTGAGTTTTACAGGGTTAAAGTTCTGAGTAATAAGTATTTAGTGAGAGTTTGTAGGGTGTAATGACATAGAGACGACTAATAGAGCAAAGGATAGTCAGGTACTTTGGATGGAAATGACATACAGCTTATTTGTTCAGAAGAACAGAGGTTACTGTAATAGAACAGGACAAAAGATGAAACAGTATGTCTGTAGGTTAGTGGCTGGAAAATGGTGAGAAAATCTTTGCCAATTAGGAGGATACCTTTCGAGATTtagtcaatgatgatgatgatagtggtggtggtgatggtggtgatggcagtggtgtggtagtaatagcagtagtaggaGATGTGGAATGTTGTACAACATAATCTcagtaaaaaatttttaaagccAGATGAAGGCGTAGTCaagtgataagaagtttgctttctaactacatggttctgagttcagtcttactgcatggcacttaggcaagagtcttctgctatagcccctgGCCAGCCAAaacctgtctgtgtgtgtatatccaccaccaccaccatcatttgacaactggtgtcggtttgtttacaccccACAAAGCTTAAagatttggcaaaaagagactgatagaataagtaccaggctttaaaatagatactggtgtcaatttgtttcattaaacccattaagacagtgccccagtatggccattatctaacaactgaaacaagttagaAAAGATAAATCACTCCAAAAAGAtagatgaagaaatgaaatagttCAACAAAACTTAGAATCTAACAATCTATAAACCAATCTTAAACTTTACATGAAAAGTGAAAGGAGCTCAAATCAAATTAAAGAACAGCATGTAGTACAGCAATGAAGCTGTGAAATATCAGGACTAATAACATTTCTAATAAAATCTCATGAATATTAATAACCATTctatttttttaagaaatttaaTGCTTCCTCATTGTAAATAGAGTTCAAAGAAAAGATAACTCACCTCACAAGCAAATGGCTTTTCTCCCGTGTGCTTGCGGACATGACGTGTTAAATCTGCTGGACTCTTCTTCACAATGCCACAGTATGGACAAGTGCGGTCCTGTGAAGACAGGCCGAAGCTTACATCCACCCCTAAGGACGATTCTGTTGATTTCTGGGCATTTAAGCGACAATTTCGTAAACTTCGTCGCAGTTGTCGTGCACCGCTTTCGGTACTTTTCGGATCACATGAAAGCAGTTTCGATTCTTGTTCACTAGTTTTCTTATCATATTTATCACGATTTTTCACATTCTTATCACAGTTTTTAGCAACAGTCTTGACAGCTTCATCAACTAGAGAGGAACCTTCTACTATTGTATCACTATCACTGGTGTCTGCTTTTCTGAGGGAATCATCCTCATCGTCAGTAGCAGTTGGCTCTTCAACTCTCTCATTCTGGGTGGAGTTGTCTTTAGACTTACGGCTGGTAGACTCTAAAGAACTTTGTTCTAGTGAAACACCTTCATCtgaaaacagagagaataaaaagatgctcagaaatataaaaaatatactggAACACTTTATAAAtgacaacaatactactactactgatgatgataatgatgatgatgatgatgatgatgatgatgatgatgatgatgatgatgatgataataattctttctattataggcacaaggcctggatttttgtggggaggaggacaattgatcacatcgaccccagtacttgactggtacttaatttattggccttgaaaggatgaaaggcaaagtcgaccttggtggaatttgaacttagaatgttgtgacagatgaaataccactaagcatttcacccggcatgctaacaattctgctagcttaccgccttaatgataatattaataatgacaaagataaaagttcctgatttagacacaaggccaacaattttgaggagagcgggttagtcaatatcattgactccagtacttgactagtactctattttatcaaccccaataagatgaaagcaaagttgatcttggcgagATCAAAACTAAGAACAAATAAAgcatttgatgatgataataaatggtttcaaatttcagcccAAGGTTAGCAAGTTTGTGGGGAGGGGTGTGAGTAAAtggcatcaaccccagtgctcaactgctatttattttattgaccctgaaaggttggatggcttgaaaagagctggcaaggccagagtctgcaccaggttctatagtctgttttggcttagtttctacagctggatgcccttcctaacaccaaccacttcacagagtgtactgagtagtttttacatggcatcatcaccaatgctttttacatagcaccagcaccaatgctttttacatggcaccttggataccAATTCTTTGAGGTGGatgagtcttcttgagtacagcaatgcaccacaatcctgtcttttatcatttccttTGCAAGGCGCAATATTtttgaaatgacaaaggactgagaaaAAATACTGGGGAACTCTTGAAATACATTCCATGTCTCAGGAGACCCCTagataaaaattaatatgtaCCTTCATTAATCTTTCATAAAGTNNNNNNNNNNNNNNNNNNNNNNNNNNNNNNN
This window encodes:
- the LOC106874382 gene encoding zinc finger protein 236 isoform X4, which codes for MSRRKQLKPQHFSNEGVSLEQSSLESTSRKSKDNSTQNERVEEPTATDDEDDSLRKADTSDSDTIVEGSSLVDEAVKTVAKNCDKNVKNRDKYDKKTSEQESKLLSCDPKSTESGARQLRRSLRNCRLNAQKSTESSLGVDVSFGLSSQDRTCPYCGIVKKSPADLTRHVRKHTGEKPFACEVCKKSFKAKRSLQYHQYIKHHSVSEGFNPGAKKSSGFVKEWKTRRLRAKTGLDNQLENKSSSLTSSLLKSCKQGSSSKTSRLTLRKKSNNAYLSAVPDAEASAASAGVSSKHTKSRLANRRSALGTRPRGRPPHVSQAIINYSCPVKEDGNDANTESNMNSVMWKTSLPTEHATRGRPRGPGRRKSILSRRSCRQCGKVFPKPSDLKRHLMVHSGEKPFQCEVCNKAFKAKGSMLYHKKVAHGVNVELSQGLEERYLRLKTRAQIKTFHLHDKTQEKETLMQQDVDLTMQHSPVHITDLDNGEMQEDKDLLSEGKTSEVLTPTQNPSGSSNNNSFVQTDDITAVKPSTTFKAELELAKSLGLNDQKINEAMAEAKLSNFESSHSSHPPLPHQQSPPAYFVPSTTSSSATPVFPVREGSKPAASLSNKKSEDLVISTESPFRKNRISIKNETIIATRIDGVNLENGLKTSLYKCYLCGKLFNFLSKLQCHMSLHYERHLVTYQCGICGNNFRFKAQLLRHSRRHRLPSSRNTVQVDQGEPFHNPNPISQTAPLPTEETNETLSLNTEFKEPVLERDSSKEPPLVDSSSNNLYQTNVNLSSAGLPSRDFSCSYQKINGCYVCLYCRKSFTRFFSLQRHERIHTGYKPCYCKECGKGFSEYRNLRQHIMRFHSDSYPLDYVRKVRKRAILASLKSSIRLGYLNRLQEQTDADGIGVDMSSASQELGVGENQHPMLSHGNSDLKYATNDTAICSTQYSNSDKESQQLRQEEEEQEKEKLNAKEILKKEGIKEDVTVVLPSEPPAEIEDMVSDPHHTNGLSEGNWSENTSDNGDDSVNAVGGREIIAAPKRCLLPQNKKDSFLLKSRRKASLTYKVQNCQSSRQGIPPPLPPPPPLPPPPPPPPLPHNTAAVQQQSHHTNPSSLAPPLPLTPSPHTIALQQIVGDSDPEMVMAPSCMGQSLFSTQSSMLSGMPSLGPITCNSMVLGTPSLPAQAAASFLAATQLLNPAVSQALTGSPIVNIPLGLSTASDPLSLATSTSLTGTSQCPSPEESLVGLPRVQWHAPLSPDSIRNSVLADGRKLTSLSRTHSRLHVVNSPVDREKVCKPTLLPDGRAVYRCIFCGKDFLSYSDINRHMDFHEDIRPYKCKFCDYYARTNSQLKVHMMRHQGIREFCCKLCNYKGVTQSDLNRHMKSQIHMLKSRNECPHCGEGFVTPKNLDKHMEGGNCLAKRAKVEQQ